The Leisingera daeponensis DSM 23529 genome includes the window AACCGGCCGCCTGATCCTCACCCGCAAAACTTTCGCCCGGGCCCGGCGCGCCTTGCGGCGCGTCCGGCGCGCAGCACCGCTGCGGCTGTGCAAATCCACAGGCACATGGTGCGGCGCTGCGGAATGGCAGCCGGGCCGCACAGCGGCCATATCTGCAGCACCAGACAGATGGAGGCTGCAATGAGCACACGCACACCACCCCTTCCCGCAGGCACCCGCATCGGCCATGTCCACCTGAAGGTTTCGGACCTGGAGCGGGCGATCGGCTTTTACAGCGGCGTCCTGGGGTTTGAAGTGACCCAGCGTTTGGGCAGCTCCGCCGCCTTCCTGTCGGCGGGCGGCTATCACCACCACATCGGCCTGAATACCTGGCAGTCGCGCGGCGGTCCTGCCCCGGCGGCCAATGCGACCGGCCTCTACCACACCGCCATCCTGCTGCCGGACCGCAAGAGCCTGGCCGCGGTGCTGCTCCGGGTGCTGGACGCAGGCATTGCGCTGGAGGGCGCCGCCGATCACGGCGTGTCCGAGGCGATTTACCTGCGCGACC containing:
- a CDS encoding VOC family protein, whose product is MSTRTPPLPAGTRIGHVHLKVSDLERAIGFYSGVLGFEVTQRLGSSAAFLSAGGYHHHIGLNTWQSRGGPAPAANATGLYHTAILLPDRKSLAAVLLRVLDAGIALEGAADHGVSEAIYLRDPDGNGVELYRDRAEAEWPRAADGSLAMGTEALDLQALLAEVE